From Vigna unguiculata cultivar IT97K-499-35 chromosome 5, ASM411807v1, whole genome shotgun sequence, the proteins below share one genomic window:
- the LOC114185729 gene encoding uncharacterized protein LOC114185729, with the protein MSASTKAWVVASSIGAVEALKDQLGVCRWNFALRSLQQHAKNNIRSYGKATKVSSAASSASVPNKMKRSKEESMNKVMEFNCWGPSTTRF; encoded by the coding sequence ATGAGTGCATCAACAAAAGCATGGGTGGTGGCTTCAAGCATTGGAGCAGTGGAAGCCTTGAAAGATCAACTAGGTGTTTGCAGATGGAACTTTGCTCTGAGGTCACTGCAGCAACATGCGAAGAACAACATCAGATCCTATGGTAAAGCCACGAAAGTGTCCTCTGCTGCATCTTCTGCTTCAGTTCCCAATAAGATGAAGAGAAGCAAAGAAGAGTCAATGAACAAAGTCATGGAATTCAATTGCTGGGGTCCCTCTACCACCAGATTCTAG